A stretch of the Procambarus clarkii isolate CNS0578487 chromosome 47, FALCON_Pclarkii_2.0, whole genome shotgun sequence genome encodes the following:
- the LOC123751804 gene encoding sex-determining region Y protein-like, with translation MLPQGLQEVPMEHPLSAGASFGSLAVDESSPTPYSDATQTKKHPPNHIKRPMNAFMVWSQMERREIVKFAPDTHNAEISKQLGRRWKLLTEEQRRPYRDEAERLKQLHMREYPDYKYRPRKKSKDPLKGVSERSGGKVSKVHQMNNICKEFANSIKSKEGAASKPQLDLHTLEDHVSWPLPLTPTSPPRVPTSPATSDLPDSPESAFNFDDHSFIRTPMVNYTPTPTSYTSAADGHPRSTTNTSTSFSYHNAVPAASPPNGSRTSSCAYSVPQRQAYQSNFYQEQKMVHSYLKQDALSNIGYLKREHDYQEHLRVQHQQQQQLQKSNYQQQQQKSNYQQQQQKPNYQQHSCLYSPVSTHSSFFGSSAATQQHHHHHHHHHQQQQQHQLLQQQQQQQQQQQQQQQQQQPSVKVEAQETHPATLDDLDNIGVTELIPMTSDLKVELESLADLGYESGGSVGSNWANVGISSTTPNVLADFEIMNAWINS, from the exons ATGCTGCCACAGGGCCTACAGGAGGTGCCAATGGAGCACCCCCTCTCCGCCGGCGCCAGTTTCGGCTCCCTGGCAGTCGACGAAAGCTCCCCGACACCTTACTCGGACGCTACTCAG ACCAAGAAGCACCCACCCAACCACATCAAGAGACCCATGAACGCCTTCATGGTCTGGTCCCAGATGGAGCGGCGGGAGATCGTCAAGTTCGCGCCCGACACCCACAACGCCGAGATCTCCAAGCAGCTGGGACGCCGTTGGAAGCTTCTGACGGAGGAGCAGCGGCGACCCTACCGCGACGAGGCCGAGCGACTGAAGCAGCTGCACATGCGCGAATACCCGGACTATAAATACCGGCCGCGCAAGAAGTCGAAAGACCCGCTTAAGGGAGTCTCCGAACGCTCCGGCGGGAAGGTTTCGAAGGTTCACCAGATGAACAACATATGCAAGGAGTTCGCCAACAGCATCAAGTCGAAGGAAGGTGCCGCTAGCAAGCCCCAGCTCGACCTTCACACCCTCGAGGACCACGTGAGTTGGCCGCTACCGCTAACACCCACCTCACCGCCTCGAGTCCCGACCAGCCCGGCCACCTCCGATCTTCCAGACTCTCCAGAAAGCGCCTTCAACTTCGACGACCACTCGTTTATCCGAACACCCATGGTTAACTACACGCCTACGCCCACCAGTTACACTTCGGCCGCCGACGGCCATCCTCGATCTACGACAAACACCAGCACCTCCTTCTCCTACCACAACGCAGTTCCCGCTGCTTCACCGCCTAACGGCTCCCGAACCAGTAGTTGTGCATACAGTGTCCCGCAAAGACAAGCGTATCAGTCAAACTTTTATCAGGAGCAAAAGATGGTGCACAGTTACCTGAAGCAGGACGCCCTCAGCAATATTGGCTACTTGAAACGGGAACACGACTATCAGGAACACTTACGtgtgcaacaccaacaacagcagcagctgcaAAAGTCAAAttaccaacagcagcaacaaaagTCAAactaccagcagcaacagcaaaagCCAAACTACCAACAGCATTCTTGTCTTTATTCCCCAGTCAGCACTCATTCCTCGTTCTTTGGTTCATCAGCTGCGACGcaacagcaccatcaccaccaccaccatcaccatcagcaacagcagcaacaccaactgttgcagcagcagcagcagcagcagcagcagcagcagcagcagcagcaacagcagcagccttCGGTCAAAGTGGAGGCCCAAGAGACTCACCCTGCTACCCTGGATGACCTCGACAACATCGGGGTCACCGAACTCATCCCCATGACCTCTGACCTGAAGGTGGAGCTGGAGTCTTTAGCTGACCTCGGGTACGAGTCGGGGGGCTCAGTGGGCAGCAACTGGGCCAACGTGGGCATCTCTTCCACCACTCCCAACGTCCTGGCGGACTTTGAAATAATGAACGCCTGGATAAATTCCTGA